Genomic segment of Fusobacterium simiae:
ATTGGTGGAATTACTTGTAAAAATTGTACAATAGGATAAAAAATTTCATTTAATAATTTATATTTTGAAAATATAATAGTACATACTATACTTGCAAGGATTCCAAAAAATAACCCAAGGCACATTCTAATTAATGTTTTTATTATTTCTTTTATTAGCAATGATGAGCTTAATATATTTAACAAAAATTTTATTACACTGTCTATTTTAGGAATTATGACAGGTGGATAAATAAATGTAAGAAATTTCCAAAGTAAAATTATTATTAAAAAAGAAATAATTTTATTTTTTAAAATATAATTTTTCATCAGGAATCTTTCCTCCTATCATTTTTTTATCAAAATCAAGAATTGCTTTATAATATGGATCTAAAACTTCTTTTGCATTTTCTGCTCCTACATATTTAAGTTCCATGTTAGGAATAGCTTTTTCTAAACTTTCTTTTTTTATTTCTAATATTTTTTCACCAAGTAGAGCTGCTTCACTTGGATTTTCTATAACCCATTTAAGTGCTTTTGCATATTCTTCTTCAATTTTTATAACCAAATCTGGATGTTCTTCTGCAAATTTTACTGTTGTAATTAAACCAGCACCTGGAAGGCTATTTCCATCATGAAGTTTTTTCCATTCATCACCTATATTTATTACTTCTGTAACATTAGGATTTTTACTTAAAATAGTACTTATGTTTGGTTCAATATTCATTGCAATTTCAACTTTCCCAGAAATCATCATATTAGTTGCTTCTGCCATAGGAGAATATATCATTTCATAATCTATCCCTTCTTTAAATCCAGCTCTATTTAAAAAATAATGAGTAAAAACATCATCAGGAGTTGATTTTAATGTCATATAAATTGTTTTTCCTTTTAAATCTTTCCAATCTTTTATATTTTTATTAGTACTTAACACAGAACCTCCTCCCCATGATGCAATATTTGTTAATCTAACTCCTAAACCTTTGTTATACAAATTAGCAGTTACTGTAAGTGGGGAAGCAAAATAATCACATTGATTAGATTGAACCATTCCAATTAAAACTTCAGGTGAATCCCAAAATTCAATTTGAAAATCATAATTTTCTCCTAAAGCTTTTGAATCAATTACCCTTAAAAGAGGTAAAGTAGGAGGAGCTTTAGGAACACCTAATTTTATAATTATTTTTTCTTTAGGAACTTCTATTTTTTCATTTTCTTTTTTACATGCAGAAAAAAAAATTATAATAAATATAATCATACCAAATAAACAAAATATCTTTAAGCATTTTTTCATTTTAACACAACTCCTTTTATTATAATAAAAAAAGCCAATTGCAGATTTTAAAAAAAATCTTTTGCAATTGGCTCTCTTTTCCTGTAAAATTTATTTGAACTAAAAACATACAGAAAGGAGTAACATCTCATGATTAAAGAAATATTATCCCTAGTTAATTTACCACAAATTTTTAATTTTATCAACCTTTTTTTGAATCAAAAACATTTAGAATATATTAAAACTTCTATCAATAAGTTTTTACTTTGTCGCGATACTAAAGCTGGTTTCATTAAATATACTTGTACTGAGTGTGGACATTTCCATACTATCCCTATTACTTGTAAATCTAGACTTTGTCCTTCTTGTGGTTTTAAATATTCTGCTACTTGGTCTCAAAAAATGATTAATGATATTCTTAATATTCCTCATAGGCATATTCTTTTTACTATTCCTGAAGAATTAAGAACATTCTTCTGTTATGATAGAACTTTACTCTCTAAACTTGCTAAGGCTG
This window contains:
- a CDS encoding ABC transporter substrate-binding protein, translated to MKKCLKIFCLFGMIIFIIIFFSACKKENEKIEVPKEKIIIKLGVPKAPPTLPLLRVIDSKALGENYDFQIEFWDSPEVLIGMVQSNQCDYFASPLTVTANLYNKGLGVRLTNIASWGGGSVLSTNKNIKDWKDLKGKTIYMTLKSTPDDVFTHYFLNRAGFKEGIDYEMIYSPMAEATNMMISGKVEIAMNIEPNISTILSKNPNVTEVINIGDEWKKLHDGNSLPGAGLITTVKFAEEHPDLVIKIEEEYAKALKWVIENPSEAALLGEKILEIKKESLEKAIPNMELKYVGAENAKEVLDPYYKAILDFDKKMIGGKIPDEKLYFKK